In Mycetocola zhujimingii, one DNA window encodes the following:
- the recA gene encoding recombinase RecA translates to MPSVADREKSLETALAQIDRQFGKGSVMRLGSDERAPVAIIPTGSIALDVALGIGGLPRGRIVEIYGPESSGKTTLTLHAIANAQKAGGIAAFIDAEHALDPEYAKKLGVDIDALLVSQPDTGEQALEIADMLVRSGSIDLIVIDSVAALVPRAEIEGEMGDSHVGLQARLMSQALRKLTGGLSQTNTTMIFINQLREKIGVFFGSPETTAGGKALKFYASVRLDIRRIETLKDGTDAVGNRTRVKVVKNKMAPPFKQAEFDILYGIGISREGSLIDFGVEHLIVKKSGSWYTYDGEQLGQGKENSRNFLITNPDIANEIESKIKAKLGVGVAKAEAEAPAAATGAKVKTTADQLAAKRGA, encoded by the coding sequence ATGCCATCAGTAGCAGACCGCGAGAAGTCCCTTGAAACGGCACTCGCCCAGATCGACCGTCAGTTCGGCAAGGGTTCAGTCATGCGCCTCGGCAGCGATGAGCGGGCTCCAGTAGCTATCATCCCCACCGGCTCCATCGCACTTGACGTCGCGCTCGGCATAGGCGGGCTCCCGCGCGGTCGCATCGTCGAGATCTACGGACCTGAGTCGTCGGGTAAGACCACCCTCACGCTCCACGCGATCGCGAACGCACAGAAGGCCGGCGGTATCGCAGCCTTCATCGACGCCGAGCACGCACTCGACCCCGAATACGCGAAGAAGCTCGGCGTCGACATCGACGCGCTGCTCGTCTCGCAGCCAGACACCGGTGAGCAGGCGCTCGAAATCGCCGACATGCTCGTGCGCTCTGGTTCTATCGACCTGATCGTGATCGACTCCGTTGCGGCACTGGTGCCGCGCGCCGAGATCGAGGGCGAGATGGGTGACTCCCACGTGGGCCTCCAGGCCCGACTGATGTCACAGGCGCTCCGGAAGCTCACCGGTGGGCTCAGCCAGACCAACACCACAATGATCTTCATCAACCAGCTGCGCGAGAAGATCGGTGTGTTCTTCGGAAGCCCCGAGACCACCGCCGGTGGTAAGGCGCTCAAGTTCTACGCCTCGGTGCGTCTCGATATCCGTCGCATTGAGACCCTCAAAGACGGAACGGATGCCGTCGGAAACCGCACGCGCGTGAAGGTTGTCAAGAACAAGATGGCGCCGCCGTTTAAGCAGGCTGAGTTCGACATTCTCTACGGCATCGGAATCTCTCGCGAGGGCAGTTTGATTGACTTTGGGGTCGAGCACCTGATCGTCAAAAAGTCGGGTTCCTGGTACACCTACGACGGTGAACAGCTGGGTCAGGGTAAGGAAAACTCGCGTAACTTCCTGATCACCAATCCCGACATCGCCAACGAGATCGAGTCGAAGATCAAGGCCAAG